From one Cucurbita pepo subsp. pepo cultivar mu-cu-16 chromosome LG17, ASM280686v2, whole genome shotgun sequence genomic stretch:
- the LOC111778940 gene encoding homeobox-leucine zipper protein ANTHOCYANINLESS 2-like → MSFGGFLDGGGGGSGGARIVADLSYVNNNTTASNNNPTGGIPGGGIMPSGAVAPPRLITQSLTKSMFNSPGLSLALTNMDGGQGDLAARLPEGFEHNVGRRGRDEEHESRSGSDNMDGGSGDDQDAADNPPRKKRYHRHTPQQIQELESVFKECPHPDEKQRLELSRRLCLETRQVKFWFQNRRTQMKTQLERHENTLLRQENDKLRAENMSIRDAMRNPICSNCGGPAIIGEISLEEQQLRIENARLKDELDRVCTLAGKFLGRPISSLANSIAPPLPSSSLELGVGSNGFGSLTMATSMPIGPDFGGGLSGNLSVVQPPVRPTPGMGLDRSVERSMLLELALAAMDELVKMAQTDEPLWIGSLEGGREILNQEEYMRTFTPCIGMKPNGFVTEASRETGMVIINSLALVETLMDANRWAEMFPCMIARTTTTDVISSGMGGTRNGALQLMHAELQVLSPLVPVREVNFLRFCKQHAEGVWAVVDLSVDAMRETPTSGSSFINCRRLPSGCVVQDMPNGKKKVTWVEHAEYDDSQVHQLYRPLLSSGMGFGAQRWVATLQRQCECLAILMSSAVPVRDHTAITAGGRRSMLKLAQRMTANFCAGVCASTVHKWNKLNAGSVDEDVRVMTRKSVDDPGEPPGIVLSAATSVWLPLSPQRLFDFLRDERLRSEWDILSNGGPMQEMAHIAKGQDHGNCVSLLRASAMNANQSSMLILQETCIDAAGSLVVYAPVDIPAMHVVMNGGDSAYVALLPSGFAIVPDGAVSRGLTTTNGSSPSGGDGPQSQRVTGGGGSLLTVAFQILVNSLPTAKLTVESVETVNNLISCTVQKIKAALQCET, encoded by the exons ATGAGTTTTGGGGGTTTTCTTGACGGCGGCGGTGGAGGAAGCGGTGGTGCTCGAATCGTAGCCGATTTATCTTACGTTAACAACAACACCACTGCTTCCAATAATAACCCCACCGGCGGTATCCCTGGTGGTGGAATTATGCCATCTGGTGCAGTCGCTCCGCCGCGACTTATAACTCAATCTCTCACCAAATCGATGTTCAACTCCCCCGGACTCTCTCTCGCTCTT ACGAACATGGACGGCGGGCAAGGGGATTTGGCTGCCCGACTACCCGAGGGTTTCGAGCACAATGTTGGGAGAAGAGGCAGAGATGAAGAGCACGAGAGTAGATCTGGAAGTGACAACATGGACGGCGGCTCCGGCGACGACCAAGACGCCGCCGACAATCCTCCGAGGAAGAAGCGTTACCACCGACACACTCCTCAGCAAATCCAAGAGCTCGAATC tGTTTTTAAAGAGTGCCCTCATCCTGATGAGAAGCAACGGCTGGAGTTGAGTCGGAGGCTGTGCTTAGAAACCAGGCAAGTTAAGTTTTGGTTCCAAAATCGTCGGACCCAGATGAAG ACCCAATTGGAACGCCATGAGAATACTTTGCTTAGACAGGAGAATGATAAGCTTAGAGCTGAGAATATGTCGATTCGAGATGCTATGAGGAATCCGATCTGTTCAAACTGCGGTGGTCCAGCGATTATCGGAGAGATTTCGCTGGAAGAGCAGCAGTTAAGGATCGAGAATGCTCGTTTGAAGGATGAGTTGGACCGAGTTTGCACGCTGGCTGGGAAATTCCTTGGAAGACCGATTTCGTCCTTGGCTAACTCCATTGCACCTCCATTGCCAAGCTCGAGTTTGGAACTGGGAGTTGGGAGTAATGGATTTGGGAGTTTGACCATGGCGACGTCGATGCCTATTGGACCGGACTTTGGAGGCGGGTTGTCCGGTAATCTGTCTGTTGTTCAACCACCTGTGAGGCCAACACCAGGGATGGGACTTGATCGGTCGGTGGAGCGATCTATGCTACTCGAGCTTGCTTTGGCTGCCATGGATGAATTAGTTAAAATGGCTCAGACTGATGAGCCTCTTTGGATTGGGAGCTTGGAAGGTGGAAGAGAAATACTGAACCAGGAAGAATACATGAGGACATTCACTCCTTGCATCGGCATGAAACCTAATGGTTTCGTTACCGAGGCCTCGAGAGAAACTGGCATGGTGATTATCAACAGCCTTGCGCTCGTCGAGACATTGATGGACGCG AATCGATGGGCAGAGATGTTTCCATGTATGATTGCTCGAACAACAACCACCGATGTGATCTCCAGTGGCATGGGCGGAACAAGGAATGGTGCACTTCAACTG ATGCATGCCGAGCTTCAAGTCCTCTCACCGTTAGTACCCGTCCGGGAAGTCAATTTTCTCCGGTTTTGCAAGCAGCACGCCGAAGGGGTTTGGGCTGTCGTCGACCTATCGGTGGACGCCATGCGAGAGACTCCAACCAGTGGTTCCTCATTCATCAACTGCAGAAGGCTTCCTTCTGGGTGTGTCGTTCAAGACATGCCCAATGGNaaaaaaa AGGTTACGTGGGTGGAACATGCGGAGTACGATGATAGCCAAGTTCATCAGCTATACCGACCGCTTCTCAGCTCTGGTATGGGCTTTGGAGCGCAACGGTGGGTTGCTACCCTTCAACGACAATGCGAGTGTCTTGCTATCCTCATGTCGTCTGCTGTACCTGTTCGAGATCACACTG CGATAACTGCAGGTGGGCGACGTAGTATGCTGAAGCTAGCGCAACGAATGACAGCGAACTTCTGTGCGGGTGTGTGTGCATCGACGGTGCATAAATGGAACAAGCTGAATGCTGGTAGTGTGGATGAGGACGTACGTGTCATGACACGAAAGAGCGTCGACGATCCTGGTGAACCACCAGGCATTGTGTTGAGTGCTGCTACGTCGGTTTGGCTACCGTTATCACCACAACGACTCTTCGACTTTCTCCGGGACGAACGGTTGAGAAGCGAATGGGACATCCTATCCAATGGCGGCCCCATGCAGGAGATGGCTCATATAGCCAAAGGGCAAGATCATGGCAACTGCGTCTCTCTATTAAGAGCCAGC GCTATGAATGCGAACCAGAGCAGTATGTTGATTCTACAAGAGACTTGCATAGATGCGGCTGGGTCCCTTGTGGTGTACGCGCCGGTGGATATTCCGGCTATGCACGTCGTGATGAACGGCGGCGATTCGGCGTATGTGGCGCTTCTGCCATCTGGGTTTGCTATAGTACCTGACGGGGCGGTGAGTCGAGGGCTGACAACGACGAACGGCAGCAGTCCAAGTGGCGGGGATGGGCCACAGAGTCAGAGAGTGACAGGCGGTGGTGGGTCCCTACTGACCGTCGCGTTTCAAATACTCGTGAATAGCCTCCCTACAGCCAAGCTCACCGTGGAATCCGTTGAAACGGTCAATAATCTCATCTCTTGCACCGTTCAAAAGATCAAGGCCGCTCTTCAATGTGAAACCTGA
- the LOC111778050 gene encoding uncharacterized protein LOC111778050, with protein MLSLEVKHPSPAFNAGLLLSPGFFTFYYTNKNHHYSIISLELFYITMNIMNARGFSSMLFFLIERSNRLYLRFDHSKIEPKVTSFRELTLNPPEMNHLARLDYATFVSIDSPTFRNIVTELHADYAHVTLTDSQVKFSNADKEIVLTKRKKQCIIGDVSEKDEIKFVITLQPTMFFHDLSHQSARVWLFRSSNSSSAMIVPVGMYTQFWVYFPPKE; from the exons ATGTTATCGTTAGAGGTCAAACATCCTTCTCCCGCCTTCAATGCAGGCCTCCTCTTATCCCCTGGATTCTTCACCTTCTATTACACCAATAAAAATCACCATTATTCCATAATCTCCCTTGAATTGTTCTACATCACCATGAACATCATGAACGCCCGTGGCTTCTCTTCAATGCTCTTCTTCCTTATCGAACGCTCAAATCGCCTTTACTTAAGATTTGATCATTCAA agaTTGAGCCCAAAGTCACGTCGTTTCGTGAGTTGACATTGAATCCTCCAGAGATGAATCACCTAGCACGACTTGATTATGCAACCTTTGTCTCAATTGATTCACCAACATTCAGAAACATCGTGACAGAATTGCATGCTGATTATG CTCATGTTACTTTAACGGACTCACAAGTCAAATTCTCCAATGCAGATAAGGAGATTGTTCTTACCAAAAGG AAAAAACAATGCATAATTGGAGATGTTTCAGAAaaggatgaaattaaatttgtaatcaCTCTTCAACCCACGATGTTTTTTCATGATTTGAGCCATCAATCAGCGCGGGTGTGGTTGTTCAGGTCGAGTAATTCGTCTAGTGCGATGATTGTTCCTGTTGGAATGTATACTCAATTTTGGGTCTATTTCCCTCCTAAAGAGTGA
- the LOC111778742 gene encoding aspartic proteinase CDR1-like, with protein sequence MPLISMFFYLFLFSSLATTNGGGGDGFTTSLFHRDTLFPTLHLPSPSRYDRLTNAFRRSFSRYATLLHHFTTVSTTGIHTPLIPNNEDGEYVMSISMGTPPIKFFAIADTGSDLTWTQCMPCINCFNQSTPLFNPRNSTSYRPVPCTSTTCRSISISPCMPHHPSCTYNYNYADQSFTNGDLAFEKLTIGSFKLHNTIIGCGHKNGGIFKGRTSGIIGLGTGSISLVSQMRKIANLKRRFSYCLPTFFSDSNVTGRINFGRNAVVSGRKGRKVVSTPLVLKFPSPFYFLTLEAISIANKRLEAVNVSSALERGNIIIDSGTTLTFLPRNLYNAVISTLASVVRAKRVEDPSGILELCYVAAKVDDLDIPIITTHFSGGAAVKLLPLNTFVTVADNVTCLSFKSSSDDDLSIFGNLAQVNFLIGYDLEGKRLFFKHKVCA encoded by the coding sequence ATGCCTCTCATTTCTATGTTCTTCTACCTTTTCCTCTTCTCCTCTCTAGCAACCACCAATGGTGGCGGTGGAGATGGTTTCACCACCTCTCTCTTCCACCGCGATACCCTTTTCCCTACTCTCCACCTTCCATCTCCCTCCCGCTACGATCGCCTCACTAATGCCTTCCGCCGCTCCTTCTCTCGTTACGCCACCCTCCTCCACCATTTCACCACCGTCTCCACCACAGGCATCCACACCCCACTCATTCCCAACAATGAAGATGGAGAGTATGTAATGTCCATCTCCATGGGAACCCCACCAATCAAATTCTTCGCCATTGCGGACACGGGAAGCGACCTAACGTGGACCCAATGCATGCCATGCATCAATTGCTTCAACCAATCAACTCCTCTTTTCAATCCACGTAATTCCACTTCCTACCGCCCCGTACCATGCACGTCCACTACATGCCGCTCCATCAGCATTTCCCCTTGCATGCCTCACCATCCATCTTGCACTTACAACTACAACTACGCAGACCAATCCTTCACTAACGGCGACCTTGCATTTGAAAAACTCACCATTGGGTCCTTCAAACTCCACAACACAATCATTGGATGCGGCCACAAGAACGGTGGCATCTTTAAAGGACGTACCTCAGGAATCATCGGACTCGGCACGGGTTCTATCTCTTTAGTCTCTCAAATGAGAAAGATTGCCAATCTCAAAAGACGCTTCTCATATTGCTTACCCACCTTCTTCAGTGATTCAAATGTTACCGGTAGAATAAACTTCGGTCGAAACGCGGTGGTTTCAGGGCGTAAAGGGCGTAAAGTCGTTTCTACCCCTCTAGTGTTGAAATTTCCTTCTCCCTTCTATTTCTTGACACTTGAAGCAATCTCTATTGCAAACAAGCGATTGGAAGCCGTTAACGTGTCGAGTGCTTTAGAACGaggaaatattattattgattcgGGTACAACATTGACGTTTTTGCCTCGAAATTTGTACAATGCCGTCATTTCGACTTTGGCTAGTGTTGTTCGAGCGAAACGAGTGGAAGATCCATCGGGGATTCTTGAATTGTGCTACGTTGCGGCCAAAGTTGATGATTTGGATATTCCAATTATTACGACACATTTTTCTGGTGGTGCTGCTGTGAAGTTGTTACCGTTGAACACGTTTGTGACCGTGGCTGATAATGTGACTTGTTTGAGTTTTAAGTCATCGTCTGATGATGATTTGAGCATTTTTGGGAACTTGGCACAAGTCAACTTTTTGATTGGATATGATCTAGAGGGAAAGAGattgttttttaaacataaagtCTGTGCTTAG